One window of Delphinus delphis chromosome 12, mDelDel1.2, whole genome shotgun sequence genomic DNA carries:
- the CD8B gene encoding T-cell surface glycoprotein CD8 beta chain isoform X2 produces MQPRLWLLVAAQLAALRGSSVLLQTPASTTAQTNQTVMLSCEAKTSPTNSRIYWLRQRLAPSANSHFEFLAFWDLTRGTVYGEEVGQERLTVLRDSSRYTLSLQSVKPSDSGVYFCMTVGNPDLTFGKGTQLSVAHQEDHSQEESVTVPKPSDPEGPILCPPHCRPTGGCRPCSAGVLGRGHSPTLPAEESSASPPETVL; encoded by the exons ATGCAGCCGCGGCTCTGGCTTCTTGTCGCCGCGCAGCTGGCAG CTCTGCGAGGCAGCTCAGTACTTCTGCAGACCCCTGCGTCCACGACGGCTCAGACCAATCAGACGGTGATGCTGTCCTGTGAAGCCAAAACCTCCCCCACTAACTCTCGCATCTACTGGCTGAGGCAGCGCCTGGCCCCGAGCGCTAACAGTCACTTCGAGTTCCTGGCCTTCTGGGATCTCACCAGAGGGACTGTGTACGGcgaggaggtggggcaggagaggCTAACTGTGCTTCGAGATTCTTCCCGGTACACTCTCAGTCTCCAGAGTGTGAAGCCTTCCGACAGCGGCGTCTACTTCTGCATGACGGTTGGGAACCCCGACCTGACCTTTGGGAAGGGAACTCAGCTGAGTGTGG CCCACCAAGAAGACCACTCCCAAGAAGAAAGTGTTACGGTTCCCAAACCTAGTGACCCGGAAGG gCCCATCCTGTGCCCCCCTCATTGTCGGCCCACTGGTGGCTGTCGTCCTTGTTCTGCTGGTGTTCTTGGGCGTGGCCATTCACCTACACT GCCTGCAGAGGAGAGCTCGGCTTCGCCTCCTGAAACA GTTTTATAA
- the CD8B gene encoding T-cell surface glycoprotein CD8 beta chain isoform X1 has translation MQPRLWLLVAAQLAALRGSSVLLQTPASTTAQTNQTVMLSCEAKTSPTNSRIYWLRQRLAPSANSHFEFLAFWDLTRGTVYGEEVGQERLTVLRDSSRYTLSLQSVKPSDSGVYFCMTVGNPDLTFGKGTQLSVVDVLPTTPQPTKKTTPKKKVLRFPNLVTRKGPSCAPLIVGPLVAVVLVLLVFLGVAIHLHCLQRRARLRLLKQFYK, from the exons ATGCAGCCGCGGCTCTGGCTTCTTGTCGCCGCGCAGCTGGCAG CTCTGCGAGGCAGCTCAGTACTTCTGCAGACCCCTGCGTCCACGACGGCTCAGACCAATCAGACGGTGATGCTGTCCTGTGAAGCCAAAACCTCCCCCACTAACTCTCGCATCTACTGGCTGAGGCAGCGCCTGGCCCCGAGCGCTAACAGTCACTTCGAGTTCCTGGCCTTCTGGGATCTCACCAGAGGGACTGTGTACGGcgaggaggtggggcaggagaggCTAACTGTGCTTCGAGATTCTTCCCGGTACACTCTCAGTCTCCAGAGTGTGAAGCCTTCCGACAGCGGCGTCTACTTCTGCATGACGGTTGGGAACCCCGACCTGACCTTTGGGAAGGGAACTCAGCTGAGTGTGG TTGATGTCCTTCCCACCACTCCGCAGCCCACCAAGAAGACCACTCCCAAGAAGAAAGTGTTACGGTTCCCAAACCTAGTGACCCGGAAGG gCCCATCCTGTGCCCCCCTCATTGTCGGCCCACTGGTGGCTGTCGTCCTTGTTCTGCTGGTGTTCTTGGGCGTGGCCATTCACCTACACT GCCTGCAGAGGAGAGCTCGGCTTCGCCTCCTGAAACA GTTTTATAAGTGA